DNA sequence from the Cupriavidus oxalaticus genome:
CTGTCGCGGCACGGGATGGAGACCGGCCGCGCGGGCCGGCCGGGATCAGCCTTGCGGGATCTCGATCTTGACTTCGAGCACCTCCAGGTTGTCCTGGCGTTCGAGGCTGACGCGCAGGTCCTGGTCGCTGATCTTGACGTACTTGGAAATCACCGCCACCAGTTCGCGCTGCAGCGCGGGCAGGTAGTCGGCGGGGGCGGAATGGCCGGTGCGCTCGTGGGCGAGGATGATCTGCAGCCGCTCCTTGGCGACCGACGCGGACTTTTTCTTCTCCCCCAGCAGGAAGGAAAGGATCGACATTGGGATGAGCCTCCGGACCGTTTATTTGTTGCCGAAGATGCGGGAGAACAGCCCCGGCTTCTGGTAGTCGGTGAAGCGCATCGGCTTGTCCTTGCCGAGGAAGCGGTCCACCACGTCGCCATAGGCGTCGGCCACGTCGCTGCCTTCCAGGTGGATGGCGGGCGTGCCCTGGTTCGATGCGTGCAGCACGGCTTCGGATTCCGGCACCACGCCGATCAGCTTGATGCGCAGGATCTCCTGGATGTCGGTCAGCGACAGCATCTCGCCGCCGTGCACGCGCTTGGGGTTGTAGCGCGTGATCAGCAGGTGCTCCTTGATCGGGTCGCCGCCTTCGCTGGCGCGTTTGGTCTTGGACGACAGGATGCCAAGGATGCGGTCCGAATCGCGCACCGACGACACTTCGGGATTGGTGACGATCAGGGCCTCATCGGCAAAGTACATCGCCATCAGCGCGCCCGACTCGATGCCGGCGGGCGAATCGCACACGATGTACTCGAAGTCCATCTCGATCAGGCCGTTGATGACCTTCTCCACGCCTTCCTTGGTGAGCGCGTCCTTGTCGCGCGTCTGCGAGGCCGGCAGGATGAACAGGTTCTCGCACTTCTTGTCCTTGATCAGCGCCTGGCGCAGGTTGGCTTCGCCCTGCACCACGTTGATCAGGTCATACACCACGCGGCGCTCGCAACCCATGATCAGGTCGAGGTTGCGCAGGCCGACGTCGAAGTCGATCACGGCAGTCTTGTGGCCGCGCAGGGCCAGGCCGGCGGCAAAGCTGGCGCTGGTAGTGGTCTTGCCGACGCCTCCCTTGCCGGAGGTCACAACGATGATTTTTGCCATGGCTCTTTGGTCCAGTAATTAGGTTGAAGCTTGCGCTGCTTGATTGGGGTCCCCGATGCCGGCGCGGTTACTTGAGCCGCAGCGCCTCGAGGATCAGTTTTTCTTCGGCCAGGCGCACCTGGGCCGTCTTGCCGAGCACGTCGGCCGGGAGCGTCTGCTCCGCGGTGCGGTAGATGCCGGCGATGGAAATAAGTTCGGGCTCCATGCACGTGCTGAAGATGCGCGCGCCGGTGTTGCCCTTGACGCCCGCCAGCGCGCGGCCGCGCAGCGGGGCATAGATATGGATGTTGCCTTCGGCGATGACCTCGGCGCCATAGCTGACCACGTCGAGGATCACCACGTCGCCGTGCGCGTAGACCTGCTGGCCCGAGCGCAGCGGCTTGTCGATCACCAGGGTCTGTTGCTGGCGCAGCGCGGCGGCGACCGCGGCGTCGGTGGTGGCCTGCGCGGCGGCGCGGACGGCGTCCTCGCGCGCGGCCTGCTCGGCCGCGGCTTGCGCGGTGGCCTGTGCGGCGGCCTGTTCCGCCTCGGCGGCGGCCCGGGCCTCTGCGGCGCGCTCGGCGCCGGCCCCGCTGCCGCGGCGGCTCTGGCTGTCGAGCAGCGGCAGGCCGAAGCGCTCGGCCCATTCGCGCTGGCCCACGCGGGCCACCACGCCGATGGCGCGCGCCTTGAGCGTGGCCAGGGTCTCGATCACCGTGCCGAGCGCGACTTCGCTATCGTCCTCGAGCGCGCGCAGGTCCAGTGCGATCACGTCGTTGGAGAAGAAATCGGGAGTGGCTTCAAACCGGGAGAGGAGGTCATCCCGCAGCGCTGCCATGTCGGCGGTCTGGAGGGCGAGAAGGAGGGCATCGACGTTGCCACTGCGCAGCTCGAAGCGTGGCGATTTCTTCTGGGACATAGCCGGGTGACCGTGGAAATGCCACATTCTAACGTTCTCTTACTCGCTAACTGTAACAATTGGCGCGATCCGTGCGATCGAGCCGCGACAGGTGCCCTGCGCGTTCCATCTGCCCGCGCGTTGTGCGTCACCCGGCTCGCAACGCGGATGCCGAGTGACCGGTGGCACGCAGCGGCGGCACGCGCCACCGTAGCAATTTGCAAAGCCTTGTTACGATTGCGCCATCTGACAGCGGAGGTTCCATGAGCGCCATCGTCAATTGCGTGGCCTACCGGCAGGGCAAGCGGCTCGGCACGGTCGGCATGGAAGAGATCCCCACGGTGCTGGGCGTGCCCGGCACTTTTGTCTGGCTCGGGCTGCATGAGCCAGACCTGGCACTGCTGCGCCAGGTGCAGTTCGCCTTCGGCCTGCACGACCTCGCAGTGGAAGACGCGCTCGATGCGCACCAGCGGCCCAAGCTCGAGGCCTACGGCGATTCGGTCTTCGTCGTGCTCAACACGGCGCAACTGGTCGAAGACGAAGTGGTGGTCGGCGAGACGCACCTGTTCGTCGGTCCCAACTACGTGGTCTCGGTACGCCACGGCGCGAGCAGCGCCTACACCCCGGTGCGCGAGCGCTGCGAAGGTGATCCGCAGGGCCTGTCCAACGGACCGGGTTATGTGCTGTACGCGCTGATGGATTTCATCGTCGACCACTACATGCCGATCGTCACGCGGCTGGAAGACACGCTGGAGGACCTGGAGCAGGACATCTTCCGCGACGAGTTCGACCGGGGGGCGATCGAGGACCTGTACAAGGTCAAGCGCCAGGTGCTGCGGCTGCGCAATGCGGTCAGCCCGGTGGAAGACATGTGCAGCCAGTTGATCCGGCTGCACGAGGAGCTCGTGCCGAAGGAGCTGCGCGCCTACTTCCGCGATATCGAGGACCACGCCAGCCGGCTGGTGCGCACACTCGACGTGATCCGCGAAATGCTGACCACCGCGGTGCAGGTCAACCTGGCGCTGGTGACGGTGGGCCAGAACGAGGTGGTCAAGCGGCTTGCCGGCTGGGGCGCGATCCTGGCGATCCCCACGGTGGTGTTCAGCCTGTACGGGATGAACTTCAGTTTCATGCCGGAGCTGAAATTCCACTATGCCTATCCGGCGGTGATCGGCGTCACGGCGATGGCGTGCGGACTGCTGTGGCGGCGGCTGCACCGCGCGGGATGGATATGATCTGATCGCTGATTTATTGATGCGACGAATGATCGAGTGTTCTTCGCGTTATGGTTGATTATTCGCGACGATAATCTGGCCGCCTACCGGGGCCCGCCGCTGACTCCTACACTGGAGCAAAGAAGGCGCCGCGCCCGGAGTCCGCCATGTCGAAAGCCCGTTCCCCGCATGCCGCCGTGCTGGCCGGCATCCTTTGCGCATGGCTGTGCCTGCCGCCTGCTGCCGCCGCACCCCAGCCACCCCCTCCCGCGCAGGCGCAGACCCGCGACGCTGTTGCCGCCTATGAGGCGGGCCGCTTCGACGAGGCCTTGCGGGGCTTCTCCCGCGCCGCGCGCCAGGGCAACCGCCTCGCGCAATTCAACTACGCGATGATGCTGCTGCGCGGCGACGGCACTGCTGCGCGGCCGCAGGAGGCCTTGGTGTGGCTGCGCAAGGCGGCCGACAACGGCATGACGCACGCGCAATACACCTGGGGCGATCTTTACGAGCGCGGCGAACTGGTGCCGAAATCGCTGGAAGAGGCGAACCGCTGGTATGAGCGCGCGGCGCAAGGCGGGCACGTGCAGGCGCAGATGGAGCTGGCGACGAATTACTTCACCGGGCGTGGCGTGCCGCGCGACTACGGGCAGGCGTTTGCATGGTACCGGCGCGCGGCGAGTGCGGGGGATGGCGGCGCGCAGTACATCGTCGGCAGCTTCTATGAGCACGGCGAGCCTGGCGTGGTCGACCGGGATATCGAGCAGGCGAAGATCTGGTACGCGCGCTCGGCGGCCCGCGGGGATCCGGGGGCGCTGGCGAAGTTGCGGTCGCTGCTGGAGGAGACGGTGAGGGGAAGGGCGGGGATGTAGGCAAGAACTGCCCAACACAAACTGCCCGACACAAACTGCCCGACACACAAAGAGGAGAGCGGTTCTGGGTGCGCCAACGCCGCCCGGGCTAGCCTAAGCAAGGTGTTCTCCCTCTCCCCTCACTCATGGGGAGAGGGTTGGGGTGAGGGGTGGTCTAGCAAGCGACCACATCAAGCAAGGCCTACGGTTTTAACCTGCGGGCATCAGCTTTTGACCCTCCTGCCCTCACCCCCGGCCCCTCTCCCGCAAGCGGGAGAGGGGAGCAAACCGGCAGTGCTTGTGAGCGTCGGGCCTCAGCCCAGCTTCTTCCTCAGCAGTTCGTTCACCTGCGCCGGATTGGCCTTGCCCCTGGTCGCCTTCATCGCCTGGCCGACCAGTGCGTTGAACGCCTTTTCCTTGCCCGAGCGGAATTCCTCCACCGACTTGGCATTGGCGGCCAGCACGTCGTCGATGATCTTTTCCAGCTCGCCGCTGTCCGACATCTGCTTCAGGCCCTTGGCAGCGATGATGGCGTCGGCATCGCCGTCGTGCTCGCCCGCCCACATGGCCGGGAACACGTCCTTCTTGGCGGTGTTGTTCGACACGGTGCCGTCCGCGATGCGTGCCAGCAGCCTGGCCAGTTGCGCCGGCTTGACGGGTGCGTCGTCGATGGCGATGCCTTCGCGGTTCAGCTGCGAGGCCACGTCGCCCATCAGCCAGTTGGCGGCGGGCTTGGCGCTGGCGGCGCCGGCATCGGCGACCACGGCCTCGTAGTAGGCGGCGAATGCCTTGGTCGCGGTCAGCGTGGTCGCGTCATACGCCGACAGGCCGTATTGCGACACGAAGCGCGCCTGCATCGCGGCCGGCAGCTCGGGCAGCGCCTCGCGCACGCGCTCGATCCAGGCCGGTTCGATCTCCAGCGGCATCAGGTCCGGATCGGGGAAGTAGCGGTAGTCGTGCGCGTCTTCCTTGGTGCGCATCGCGCGGGTCTCGCCCGTGTCCGGATCGAACAGCACGGTGGCCTGCTGGATCTTGCGGCCGTCCTCGATCTCGGCGATCTGCCACTGCACTTCGTATTCGATGGCCTGCTGCAGGAAGCGGAACGAGTTCAGGTTCTTGATCTCGCGGCGGGTGCCGAATTCCTTCTGGCCGTACGGGCGCACCGACACGTTGGCGTCGCAGCGGAAGCTGCCTTCCTGCATGTTGCCGTCGCAGATGCCCAGCCACACCACCAGCGAATGCAGCGCCTTGGCGTAGGCCACCGCTTCGGCGGCGCTGCGCATGTCGGGCTCGGTGACGATCTCGAGCAGCGGCGTGCCGGCACGGTTCAGGTCGATGCCGGTCATGCCGGCAAAGTCCTCGTGCAGCGACTTGCCCGCGTCTTCTTCCAGGTGCGCGCGCGTCAGGTTGACGGTCTTCTCGTAGAACTCGCCCTTCTTGCCTTCGACCTGGATGGTGATGGTGCCGCCCTGGACCACCGGGATCTCGTACTGGCTGATCTGGTAGCCCTTGGGCAGGTCAGGGTAGAAGTAATTCTTGCGTGCGAAGACGCTGCGCGGCGCGATGGTGGCGCCGATTGCCAGGCCGAACTGGATCGCGCGCTCGACCGCGCCCTTGTTGAGCACCGGCAGCACCCCGGGCAGCGCCAGGTCCACCGGCGAGGCCTGCGTGTTGGCCTCGGCCCCGAAGGCGGTGGACGTGCCGGAAAAAATCTTGGAGGCCGTCGAAAGCTGCGCGTGCGTTTCGAGGCCGATCACCACTTCCCATTGCATGGCGGTATTCCTGTTCGGTTCTTTCGTTCTGTCTGTTGCGGCGGGGCGGCGGGCCGCCCCGGGTTCGGTCTGTCTGGCTGCGGGCCCTCGGTGCGCCTCAGGGGTCGGGGCTGGCAAGCCAGGAATCGAGTTGCGCGAGCGCCGCGGCGCGCGCCACCGCGTCGCCGCCGACGGTCACCGCGCGCGCCTTGCGCACGCCGCCGCTGTTGCTGCCAGCAGGCACGTCGCGGCGGACGTGCAGCTCGCTGGTGCCGTCAAAGCCGTGATGGGCGCCGGGGTAGATCTCCAGCCGGAAGCGCGCGTTGGGCTGTCGCGCCAGCACGGCGGACTGCAGCATGGCGCAGCGCGTGGCGGGCGTCCAGTCGTCGGCGCCGCCGATCATCAGCAGCACGGGCGCGCGCAGCCGGTAATCGTGCTGGCGTACCGCGCGCTTGCAGCCTGGGTAGAACGCGACGGCGCGCTCCACCTGCGGCGTGCCGGCTGGCCACGGACGGCTGGCGTCGACGGTGGCCAGCACCGCCTGCGCGCCGTTGGACCAGCCCAGCAGCACGATGCGCGCGGGGTCGACGCCCGGCTGGCTGCCCAGCCAGCGCAATGCGGCCAGCGCATCGGCGCGCCGCGTGCGGTCGTCGACGCCGCGGTTGTCGATCGGCTCGGTGCAGGTGCCGTGAGGCTTGCCGCGGGCGCTGAAGCTGTCCGGCATCAGCACGGCATAGCCGCGCGCGGTCAGCCACTCGGCGTATTCGCGGTAGCGTTGCTGCAGCAGCGCCGAGGCGTCGGTGCCGCCGCCGGTGGCCATGGAATCTTGCGGGGACAGCAGGCCGCCGCAGCCATGCAGCGCCACCACCACCGGCAGCGCGCGCGTGGTGGTGCCTTCGCGCGGCACGAACCAGTAGGCGGTCAGCGCCGGCGTGGCGGCGTCGCCGCGCAGCAGCACGCGCTGCGCGGGCACCGGGGCCGGGCTGGTGGCTGCCGTTGCCGGCGCGCCGCCCTGGCGCGTCACCGTGCCGGGCGCCAGCGCGCCGGCCGGCGACAGCAGCGGCGGCTGCACCAGCGCTGGCGCCGGCTGGCTGGGTGTATGCGCCGCGGCGCCGCCCGACCACG
Encoded proteins:
- a CDS encoding tetratricopeptide repeat protein codes for the protein MSKARSPHAAVLAGILCAWLCLPPAAAAPQPPPPAQAQTRDAVAAYEAGRFDEALRGFSRAARQGNRLAQFNYAMMLLRGDGTAARPQEALVWLRKAADNGMTHAQYTWGDLYERGELVPKSLEEANRWYERAAQGGHVQAQMELATNYFTGRGVPRDYGQAFAWYRRAASAGDGGAQYIVGSFYEHGEPGVVDRDIEQAKIWYARSAARGDPGALAKLRSLLEETVRGRAGM
- the minD gene encoding septum site-determining protein MinD, whose amino-acid sequence is MAKIIVVTSGKGGVGKTTTSASFAAGLALRGHKTAVIDFDVGLRNLDLIMGCERRVVYDLINVVQGEANLRQALIKDKKCENLFILPASQTRDKDALTKEGVEKVINGLIEMDFEYIVCDSPAGIESGALMAMYFADEALIVTNPEVSSVRDSDRILGILSSKTKRASEGGDPIKEHLLITRYNPKRVHGGEMLSLTDIQEILRIKLIGVVPESEAVLHASNQGTPAIHLEGSDVADAYGDVVDRFLGKDKPMRFTDYQKPGLFSRIFGNK
- a CDS encoding magnesium and cobalt transport protein CorA; the encoded protein is MSAIVNCVAYRQGKRLGTVGMEEIPTVLGVPGTFVWLGLHEPDLALLRQVQFAFGLHDLAVEDALDAHQRPKLEAYGDSVFVVLNTAQLVEDEVVVGETHLFVGPNYVVSVRHGASSAYTPVRERCEGDPQGLSNGPGYVLYALMDFIVDHYMPIVTRLEDTLEDLEQDIFRDEFDRGAIEDLYKVKRQVLRLRNAVSPVEDMCSQLIRLHEELVPKELRAYFRDIEDHASRLVRTLDVIREMLTTAVQVNLALVTVGQNEVVKRLAGWGAILAIPTVVFSLYGMNFSFMPELKFHYAYPAVIGVTAMACGLLWRRLHRAGWI
- the minE gene encoding cell division topological specificity factor MinE gives rise to the protein MSILSFLLGEKKKSASVAKERLQIILAHERTGHSAPADYLPALQRELVAVISKYVKISDQDLRVSLERQDNLEVLEVKIEIPQG
- the gatB gene encoding Asp-tRNA(Asn)/Glu-tRNA(Gln) amidotransferase subunit GatB → MQWEVVIGLETHAQLSTASKIFSGTSTAFGAEANTQASPVDLALPGVLPVLNKGAVERAIQFGLAIGATIAPRSVFARKNYFYPDLPKGYQISQYEIPVVQGGTITIQVEGKKGEFYEKTVNLTRAHLEEDAGKSLHEDFAGMTGIDLNRAGTPLLEIVTEPDMRSAAEAVAYAKALHSLVVWLGICDGNMQEGSFRCDANVSVRPYGQKEFGTRREIKNLNSFRFLQQAIEYEVQWQIAEIEDGRKIQQATVLFDPDTGETRAMRTKEDAHDYRYFPDPDLMPLEIEPAWIERVREALPELPAAMQARFVSQYGLSAYDATTLTATKAFAAYYEAVVADAGAASAKPAANWLMGDVASQLNREGIAIDDAPVKPAQLARLLARIADGTVSNNTAKKDVFPAMWAGEHDGDADAIIAAKGLKQMSDSGELEKIIDDVLAANAKSVEEFRSGKEKAFNALVGQAMKATRGKANPAQVNELLRKKLG
- the minC gene encoding septum site-determining protein MinC, which encodes MSQKKSPRFELRSGNVDALLLALQTADMAALRDDLLSRFEATPDFFSNDVIALDLRALEDDSEVALGTVIETLATLKARAIGVVARVGQREWAERFGLPLLDSQSRRGSGAGAERAAEARAAAEAEQAAAQATAQAAAEQAAREDAVRAAAQATTDAAVAAALRQQQTLVIDKPLRSGQQVYAHGDVVILDVVSYGAEVIAEGNIHIYAPLRGRALAGVKGNTGARIFSTCMEPELISIAGIYRTAEQTLPADVLGKTAQVRLAEEKLILEALRLK
- a CDS encoding dienelactone hydrolase family protein, translated to MPRPPAFRPQSRSAAGAIRAARRTAAAVLALGLVAWSGGAAAHTPSQPAPALVQPPLLSPAGALAPGTVTRQGGAPATAATSPAPVPAQRVLLRGDAATPALTAYWFVPREGTTTRALPVVVALHGCGGLLSPQDSMATGGGTDASALLQQRYREYAEWLTARGYAVLMPDSFSARGKPHGTCTEPIDNRGVDDRTRRADALAALRWLGSQPGVDPARIVLLGWSNGAQAVLATVDASRPWPAGTPQVERAVAFYPGCKRAVRQHDYRLRAPVLLMIGGADDWTPATRCAMLQSAVLARQPNARFRLEIYPGAHHGFDGTSELHVRRDVPAGSNSGGVRKARAVTVGGDAVARAAALAQLDSWLASPDP